The following proteins are co-located in the Mus pahari chromosome 14, PAHARI_EIJ_v1.1, whole genome shotgun sequence genome:
- the Cdk5rap3 gene encoding CDK5 regulatory subunit-associated protein 3 translates to MQDHQHVPIDIQTSKLLDWLVDRRHCNLKWQSLVLTIREKINTAIQDMPESQEIAQLLSGSYIHYFHCLRIVDLLKGTEASTKNIFGRYSSQRMKDWQEIISLYEKDNTYLVELCSLLVRNVSYEIPSLKKQIAKCQQLQQEYSRKEEEGQAGAAEMREQFYHSCKQYGITGDNVRRELLALVKDLPSQLAEIGAGAQSLGEAIDLYQACVEFVCDSPTEQVLPMLRYVQKKGNSTVYEWRTGTEPTVVERPQLEEPPEQVQEDEIDWGDFGVEAVSDSGIAAETPGIDWGISLESEAKDAGADKIDWGDDAAAASEITVLETGTEAPEGVARGSDALTLLEYPETRNQFIDELMELEIFLSQRAVEMSEEADILSVSQFQLAPAILQGQTKEKMLSLVSSLQQLIGRLTSLRMQHLFMILASPRYVDRVTELLQQKLKQSQLLALKKELMVEKQQEALQEQAALEPKLDLLLEKTRELQKLIEADISKRYNGRPVNLMGTSL, encoded by the exons ATTGGCTGGTGGACAGAAGACACTGTAACCTAAAATGGCAAAGCCTGGTGCTGACCATCCGGGAAAAGATCAACACCGCCATCCAGGATATGCCAGAGAGCCAGGAGATTGCCCAACTGCTCTCTGGATCCT ACATTCACTACTTCCATTGCCTACGAATAGTGGACCTTCTTAAAGGCACCGAGGCATCCACCAAAAACATTTTTGGCAGGTACTCTTCACAACGGATGAAA gaTTGGCAGGAGATCATAAGCCTGTATGAGAAGGACAACACCTATTTAG TGGAGCTCTGTAGCCTCCTGGTTCGGAATGTCAGCTATGAGATCCCCTCGCTGAAGAAGCAGATAGCCAAGTGCCAGCAACTGCAGCAAGAATACAGTCgcaaggaggaggagggccaGGCTGGGGCCGCTGAGATGCGCGAGCAGTTCTACCACTCCTGCAAACAGTATGGCATCACG GGAGACAATGTCCGAAGAGAGCTCCTGGCCCTGGTGAAGGACCTGCCGAGTCAGCTAGCTGAGATAGGAGCAGGAGCTCAGTCCCTGGGGGAAGCCATTGACCTGTACCAGGCCTGTGTGGAGTTTGTGTGTGACAG CCCCACAGAGCAAGTGCTGCCCATGCTGCGGTATGTGCAGAAGAAGGGAAACTCAACAGTGTATGAATGGAGGACGGGGACGGAGCCCACCGTGGTGGAGCGGCCACAGCTGGAGGAGCCTCCTGAGCAGGTGCAAGAAGATGAG ATCGACTGGGGTGACTTTGGGGTGGAGGCTGTTTCCGACTCTGGCATCGCTGCTGAGACCCCTGGAATAGACTGGGGTATCTCCCTGGAGTCAGAGGCCAAG GATGCTGGGGCTGACAAGATAGACTGGGGTgatgatgctgctgctgcttcagagATCACTGtgctggagacaggaactgagg CTCCAGAGGGCGTTGCTCGGGGCTCAGACGCTCTGACTCTTCTTGAATACCCTGAGACTCGGAATCAGTTCATTGATGAGCTCATGGAG cTTGAGATCTTCTTGTCTCAGAGAGCAGTAGAGATGAGCGAGGAGGCCGACATCCTGTCCGTGAGCCAGTTCCAGCTGGCTCCTGCCATCCTCCAGGGCCAGACCAAAGAGAAGATGCTCAGCCTGGTGTCCTCGCTGCAGCAGCTGATCGGCCGGCTCACCAGTCTGCGGATGCAGCACCTGTTTATGATTCTGGCCTCGCCAAG GTATGTGGACCGAGTGACAGAGCTCCTtcagcagaagctgaagcagtcGCAGCTGTTGGCTTTGAAGAAGGAACTGATGGTGGAGAAGCAGCAGGAGGCGCTTCAGGAGCAGGCAGCTCTGGAGCCCAAGCTGGACCTGCTGCTGGAGAAGACCAGAGAGCTGCAGAAGCTG atTGAAGCCGACATCTCCAAGAGGTACAATGGCCGTCCTGTGAACCTGATGGGGACCTCTCTGTGA